A single Aulosira sp. FACHB-615 DNA region contains:
- a CDS encoding R3H domain-containing nucleic acid-binding protein, with protein MTIKDDLQKLLDILPQDLRQVLENHPQRDSLVEVVLDLGRRPEARFPNQAEYLSETPVTQAQIDDCIQRVGTFGGDNRAGIEQTLHRISAIRNRNGKIIGLTCRVGRAVFGTIGMIRDLVETGKSILMLGRPGVGKTTALREIARVLADELNKRVVIIDTSNEIAGDGDIAHPAIGRARRMQVAHPELQHQVMIEAVENHMPEVIVIDEIGTELEALAARTIAERGVQLVGTAHGNQIENLIKNPTLSDLVGGIQAVTLGDDEARRRGSQKTVLERKAPPTFEIAVEMLERQRWVVHESVADTVDTLLRGRQPSPQTRTVDDNGKVVMTRQLSVVNGRGGHLASGEDTFSSGRQSSGWRASGQMVALPPLSLEREKTTGQSEFDRLLEESFNYSDTIDFAATKNAGPNGEDLPLHVYPYGVSRHQLEQVVSVLTLPVVLTKDIDSADAILALRSHVKNHAKLRQMAKARHVPIHMIKASTIPQITRGLRRLLNIDEPEIADDRELQLFLHSGSDDEIDALEEARLAVEQIVIPKGQPVELLPRSPQVRKMQHELVEHYRLKSHSFGEEPNRRLRIYPA; from the coding sequence ATGACGATTAAAGACGATCTCCAAAAGTTATTAGACATCTTGCCCCAAGACTTGCGACAAGTACTAGAAAATCATCCTCAGCGAGATAGTTTAGTTGAAGTAGTCTTGGATTTGGGTCGTCGCCCAGAAGCTCGCTTTCCTAATCAAGCTGAGTATCTGAGTGAAACACCCGTAACTCAAGCACAAATTGATGATTGTATTCAGCGAGTCGGCACCTTTGGCGGAGATAATCGAGCAGGAATTGAGCAAACTTTGCATCGGATCAGTGCTATCCGCAATCGGAATGGTAAGATAATTGGCTTAACCTGTCGTGTTGGTCGTGCGGTATTCGGTACTATCGGTATGATCCGCGATTTGGTAGAAACAGGTAAATCCATTCTCATGCTAGGTCGTCCAGGTGTGGGTAAAACTACTGCCCTGCGGGAAATTGCCCGTGTGTTGGCAGATGAGCTAAACAAACGAGTAGTAATTATCGACACCTCCAACGAAATTGCGGGAGATGGCGATATTGCTCACCCTGCCATTGGTCGTGCGAGAAGGATGCAAGTAGCTCATCCAGAACTTCAGCATCAAGTCATGATTGAGGCAGTGGAAAATCACATGCCGGAAGTAATTGTGATTGATGAAATCGGCACCGAACTGGAAGCTTTAGCAGCGCGTACCATTGCCGAACGTGGTGTGCAGTTAGTAGGCACTGCTCATGGGAACCAAATTGAAAACCTGATCAAAAACCCCACACTTTCTGATTTGGTTGGTGGGATTCAGGCTGTGACACTGGGAGACGACGAAGCCAGAAGGCGTGGTTCGCAAAAAACGGTGTTAGAGCGTAAAGCTCCGCCTACCTTTGAAATTGCTGTAGAGATGTTAGAACGACAGCGTTGGGTAGTTCACGAAAGTGTTGCTGACACAGTAGATACTTTATTGCGTGGACGGCAACCAAGCCCACAAACCCGCACTGTGGATGATAATGGCAAAGTTGTCATGACTCGACAGCTATCGGTGGTGAATGGTCGTGGCGGTCATTTAGCGAGTGGGGAAGACACTTTCTCCTCTGGGCGACAGTCTAGTGGCTGGCGGGCATCGGGACAGATGGTGGCACTTCCGCCATTGAGTCTAGAGAGGGAAAAAACAACTGGACAGAGCGAGTTTGACCGCTTGCTAGAGGAATCCTTTAACTACTCCGACACCATTGATTTCGCCGCCACGAAGAACGCTGGCCCCAACGGGGAAGATTTGCCACTGCATGTTTATCCTTATGGGGTGAGTCGCCACCAATTAGAACAGGTAGTTAGTGTGCTGACTTTGCCTGTGGTATTGACAAAAGACATCGATAGTGCTGATGCAATTTTGGCATTGCGATCGCATGTCAAAAACCACGCTAAACTACGGCAAATGGCTAAAGCCCGTCATGTGCCTATCCACATGATTAAAGCCAGCACCATTCCGCAAATTACCCGTGGACTGCGGCGGTTATTGAACATCGATGAACCAGAAATTGCTGATGACCGCGAATTGCAACTTTTTCTGCACAGTGGTAGCGATGACGAAATTGATGCCCTAGAAGAAGCTAGACTTGCAGTCGAGCAAATTGTCATTCCTAAAGGACAACCAGTAGAGTTACTGCCCCGTTCTCCCCAAGTCCGCAAAATGCAGCATGAGTTGGTAGAACATTATCGCCTCAAATCCCATAGTTTTGGCGAAGAACCTAATCGTCGCTTAAGGATTTATCCGGCGTAA
- a CDS encoding class I SAM-dependent methyltransferase, giving the protein MNQISPSKDNWNALLYEDKHAFVWQYGEDLLQWLNPKPGELILDLGCGTGQLAAKIAESGAEVMGIDSAATMIEKARQNYPDLRFEIADARNLQIDKLFDAVFSNATLHWIKEADAAIASIYQALKPGGRFVAEFGGKGNVESIVQALYMALAKIGLSHPQTFNPWYFPSISEYSSLLEKQGFEVTHAILFPRPTVLADETAGIKNWLEMFASNFFTNLSALEQVEVIRNVEDYLKPTLYNNHVWLADYRRIRIIAIKV; this is encoded by the coding sequence ATGAATCAGATTTCGCCATCCAAAGATAATTGGAATGCTTTGCTTTATGAAGATAAACACGCTTTTGTGTGGCAATATGGCGAAGATTTATTGCAATGGCTGAACCCCAAACCGGGAGAATTGATTTTAGATTTAGGTTGTGGAACTGGGCAACTTGCTGCGAAAATTGCTGAGTCTGGTGCTGAGGTGATGGGAATTGATAGCGCCGCCACAATGATTGAAAAGGCGCGACAAAATTATCCTGATTTACGGTTTGAAATTGCTGATGCTCGTAACTTGCAAATAGACAAACTATTTGATGCTGTATTTTCTAATGCTACCTTGCATTGGATCAAAGAAGCCGATGCTGCGATCGCCTCCATATATCAAGCACTCAAACCAGGAGGGCGTTTTGTTGCGGAATTTGGTGGTAAAGGTAACGTAGAATCTATAGTTCAAGCCTTGTATATGGCTTTGGCAAAAATTGGTCTATCTCACCCCCAAACTTTCAATCCTTGGTATTTTCCTAGTATTAGTGAGTATAGTAGTTTACTGGAAAAACAAGGGTTTGAAGTTACTCATGCTATTTTGTTTCCCCGCCCCACTGTCTTAGCAGATGAGACAGCAGGTATCAAAAACTGGCTAGAAATGTTTGCTAGTAATTTTTTCACCAACCTTTCGGCTTTGGAACAAGTAGAAGTGATTCGTAATGTTGAAGACTACCTCAAGCCTACACTTTACAACAATCATGTTTGGCTGGCAGACTATCGCAGAATTCGCATTATCGCTATCAAAGTGTAG
- the ldpA gene encoding circadian clock protein LdpA, which yields MTDLFAPLHSLENGRWFKLICGASYQHLPAVRSLTLAYTLAGADCIDVAADPAVIAAAKAGLQAAKNLTKAAQERGFDYQGGSPLLMVSLNDGEDPHFRKAEFDAVHCPSDCLRPCERVCPAQAIAFNRKPDNFSGVESQKCYGCGRCIPLCPYDIIYTRSYISTPEAIAPMVISTGVNAVEIHTQVGRLVEFQKLWQAISPWAEQLQLLAISCPDGDGMIDYLKAIYELITPRPRSLIWQTDGRPMSGDIGDGTTTAAVKLGQKVLAANLPGYVQLAGGTNSYTVAKLKAMGLLKRAGVQGSRGAGENNSSFPSAPLPLLPSASIAGVAYGSYARVLLSPILEQLENKEVNYASVQGNVHLESEPDLLWEAVGLAYSLVSQIKSQQER from the coding sequence GTGACTGATTTGTTTGCCCCTTTACATTCCCTGGAAAACGGTCGCTGGTTCAAGCTCATTTGTGGAGCCAGCTACCAACATTTGCCAGCAGTCAGAAGTTTAACTTTAGCCTACACTTTGGCGGGTGCTGACTGTATAGATGTCGCTGCTGACCCGGCGGTGATAGCAGCAGCCAAAGCCGGACTGCAAGCAGCTAAAAACCTGACTAAAGCCGCCCAAGAACGAGGCTTCGACTATCAAGGTGGTTCGCCTTTGTTAATGGTGAGTTTGAATGATGGTGAAGACCCCCATTTTCGCAAAGCCGAGTTTGATGCCGTTCATTGTCCCTCTGACTGTCTTAGACCATGTGAGCGAGTTTGTCCGGCACAGGCGATCGCATTTAACCGGAAACCAGATAATTTTTCTGGGGTAGAATCTCAGAAATGTTACGGTTGTGGTCGTTGCATCCCATTATGCCCTTACGATATAATTTATACTAGATCATATATATCAACACCAGAGGCGATCGCGCCAATGGTAATTTCCACAGGAGTAAATGCCGTAGAAATTCATACACAAGTCGGCAGATTAGTAGAATTTCAAAAATTATGGCAAGCAATTTCACCTTGGGCTGAACAACTTCAGTTATTGGCTATCAGTTGTCCTGATGGCGATGGCATGATTGATTACTTAAAAGCAATTTATGAACTAATTACCCCACGTCCTCGTAGTTTAATTTGGCAAACCGATGGTCGTCCGATGAGTGGTGATATTGGAGATGGTACCACTACGGCGGCAGTCAAATTAGGACAAAAAGTTTTGGCAGCGAACCTACCCGGATATGTGCAGTTAGCAGGTGGCACAAATAGCTACACCGTTGCTAAGTTAAAGGCAATGGGACTACTGAAGAGAGCAGGGGTGCAGGGGAGCAGGGGTGCAGGGGAGAACAATTCTTCCTTCCCCTCTGCCCCTCTGCCCCTCCTCCCCTCTGCCTCAATAGCAGGAGTCGCCTACGGAAGCTATGCCCGTGTATTGCTGTCGCCAATTCTCGAACAGTTGGAGAATAAGGAGGTGAATTACGCCAGTGTTCAAGGGAATGTCCACCTGGAATCAGAACCGGACTTATTGTGGGAAGCTGTAGGGCTTGCCTATTCTCTCGTTTCCCAGATCAAGTCACAGCAAGAGCGATAA